AAGTGAATCGTATGGTGTTGTTTTTTTCTTATAGGCAGTGGGAGGGTGAGTAGTCTCCCCGCGGACTAATGTTTCCCATCCATGAACTCATAGAGATGCCGGGAATAGTCGGGCACATTTACCTTGCGGCTGAGGATTTCACTGACAGTGACACCCTGACCATAGGCACTGTCGATACGGTCTGTCTGGATATTCAGCTCTGCCCCGCCGATGGTGGCTCCACCGTAGAGTCCATCGGTTTCCTTGTAGATAGTCACATCCTGATCGGAGAGCATGCCGCCCTTATGTTCTGACCCACTGTCACTTCCCACAGTCCCGCTGGCTGTGGCGTTCCAGTTAAGTTTTCCGGACTGGGTAAAGATTTTGACAGCGGATTCGCTATTCAAAAGAATAATCATATTGATCGAGGAAACCCCTATCTGCGCGCCGAAACTACCGCCGGTATACCCGACAGGAATGGGAGCACTCCATTGAGGCATCGACAAACTTTTGGCCGCGCCCCGTACCATGACCACACCATCACCGCCTGCTCCACCGACTACCAGCCCGGCCTTGGTAATACTTAATATAGCGATACCCTTAGCTTTTTGAAGTGTGGCTGGAGGAATAGGATGGGCAGATCCTTGTTTGCGACCGAGTATTTCCGTCGCTGATACGACTGTATCTTGGATTGAACTTGCATGGAGTACACCCGTTCCGAGTGTTATAGCCATTAATGACACTCCGAGAGTGAATATTTTTTGAGTCATGTTCATCTGTTTCCTTTGATAGAGTTAATAGGGTCTGCCGCAGATCCCCTGCGTGAAGAACAGAAATCGCGGACTGCATGGGAGATTCCTGTTCATTTGCCTTGTAGGAAAGGTTGAAGTGTCAGCTCGTCTTTAGATATGGGGTATAACCCCACCTGGATGAGAAGTGTCTCTCCCCAAGGATTTTATCCAAAAATCCGTCACGAATGGCGGCATACACATGCTGTGAGTACCCTCCTCTCTCGCAAGAAAATACAACGGTGTCCAAAGAATGGGGTTATAATTTCGCATAAAGGCGTTGGAGTTGAGGGCAGACTTCGTTTAGGGAAGTGGATAAAAGCAGGTGGGCCCTGAGCCAGCGGATGAATTTCAGGCTTCTCCCGAGTCAATCTCACCACCCATTCCAAGACTTGCGGCCAGAGTCGTTGTTGATCTTCTGTTTTTTCTTTTTGCTGCGCCATCCTCTGCTGCCGCCGCTTGGCTTCGGCTAAATTGGTAATCTGCCAGTCTTCTTCCAGATGATCCTCCATGAGTATCATCAGATTGTGGGCTAGACAGATGAACTGAATCTGCATGGCCTTAGTCGTTTCCGTACTGGCCCACGATTTCTTTTCTTCTGATTTGTTTTTAACCTCATCGAAGACCTTCTCGATATCCCAGCGCATCCGGTAGAGATGGGCGATCATTCCCGGGGGTAAGTCCATGTCACTGGTAATGAAGTCATATTCTTCCCCCGACACAGCATCCAGATACTTCACCCGCCGCATCGTCACTCCCGCACTGACCCCCGCTATTCAGAGGGTCATTGACATCGTATGTTCTCATCCCCATCTTCAGCGGCTTCATATTGTCTTTTAGACGGCTGATAAAATAGATCCCCGCCGACTTCTTCCCCCGCCACCACTGCCCGAAATCAATTCCTGCCCGATCCCAGATGATCAATACCTTGGTTCCCTTTGGAGCCTGATGACGCAGATCCTCGGCTGAAAGACTCTTGAGCCCTTTCATATCGTGCTCTTTCTTGGCTAGTACATCCCCGACCTTCAAATGGGCTAGGGCGTGAGT
Above is a genomic segment from Verrucomicrobiota bacterium containing:
- a CDS encoding lipid-binding SYLF domain-containing protein; the encoded protein is MNMTQKIFTLGVSLMAITLGTGVLHASSIQDTVVSATEILGRKQGSAHPIPPATLQKAKGIAILSITKAGLVVGGAGGDGVVMVRGAAKSLSMPQWSAPIPVGYTGGSFGAQIGVSSINMIILLNSESAVKIFTQSGKLNWNATASGTVGSDSGSEHKGGMLSDQDVTIYKETDGLYGGATIGGAELNIQTDRIDSAYGQGVTVSEILSRKVNVPDYSRHLYEFMDGKH